The genomic region CACGTAGGAGCCGTTCGAGGTTTGTATTTGCTTGATGCCTTGACGCTTGACCCGTGCGATTAGATCGGCGACAGCTTGCCGTTCGCTTTTGGTCAGGCCAAGCAAGCGTGTTGTCTGGGTCTAAGTGGAATGGCAACAAGCCAACATTAGCCAGCGAAAGAAGAACAGAATATGAATGGTATGACGCACTGCAAAGTTGTCAAAGTCCATGGACTTATGGCTAAAGTGAATCCACCGAAAGACAGGCTGGTGTTGTACACGTTCCCCTGGAGTTATCACCAACTGCGCACCATGCTGTCCACCTATCATTCCGTCACCTGTGTAGCCGGACTCGAGCACTTGATACGCAGTCCCAGTTAAACGTTCAGCGGCTTCAATATCCTGCTCTGTTGTATCCAGAGAGTCGTCGTCTGACAATTTGCCCACATCTCCCAGGGGATCTTTGGAAGCACTTGGTGGCACGAAGGAGTAAGGACCTGTAGCAACCGGATTCCTCGTCGGCCCGGACTCAAATGCAGCATCAGTCTCCCACATCCCCATAAGAACCAAGTCTTCCTCATCCAGGTTCCCATCATCCCTCTCATCCTGAGTCCTTTTTCGCCTGGGCGGCCTCTTGTAGTCCCACTCAGCTTCCTCGGCACTTGAAGCGGcatctctcctcttctcaacAATGAACTCGGTTTTTCGTTGTTCCACCGGGTATTCAGGGACGCGGATATACTCAATGGATGATCGTCTAGGGTAAGCTGGTGCCAGGACAGGTGAAGTAGGTGCATACGCCGGGGAATATGTTGGCGAGGCTGGCGAGAGGTCGCGTCTATCACGCTCGCGAACAGGTGAAGTATACCGTGTATGTGTCACTGTGTGGTGTGTCCTACGAGTTGATGGTCGCGTGTAGCTGGTACGGCCGGCGGCTGGGCGAGAATAGgtcgaaggaggaggcggagtCGGACTACGTCCACGGGGTCCATGTCCAGCATATTCAGTCGAAGGCCGGGGTGGTGCTTCATAGCCATAGGAATAATACTCTCCCGGAAACTTGACATGATTGGATCTTGTTTCATCGACGTCATAAGGGTTGGTTGGGCGCCgagctgggggtggtggattgtaatgtcgaggtggaggtgggggttgtgCCTCGATCTTGTTGACATACATCGTTAGACTGGAGGGGAGATGTTATTTGGTTACGAGAAAGTCTGTAATACATTTCTCGATTGAACctgatggtgatgcttggCAAGCGGTGAGCGGTGAGAGTGGTTCTGAGTGCCTGAAGCGCGTTGCTCAGCCGCAGAAACAAGTTGTGGCTGCAGGTACTGCAGCAGTGGCACAGCAACTAAAATAGACTAAGCCTTTCACGGACGCAATGGTAGTGTCGATCCACCATCactcaggggttcaggggttaGGGTCTGCCGCTGTTCAAAATCAGAACATGTCTTAGATAGCAGTCGACTTGCACGTTTTGTGGCATGTTGTTTCCCAAATCCTTCTAGAAGCCCTTTCAAAATACCAGTATGGATAGAATACAGTGCTAATATCCCCTTTGGTTGCACCCGCTGCACCATATCTCGAGCCGTCTTGGCTATGGCATGTTACAGACCACGGACAAGAATACGGACCAAATATTCAGGGGTGTAACCAGATGTTGGGGACTGGCACGGGAAAAAAAAGCAGGACAGATGAGATCTGCCGATCCATTTCTCCCGGAACATAACCCGGCATGACAGCTGAAGATCTTACAGGTTGTCAGTCAGTATGTCTCCAATCGAGCTTAATATGGCTATTTTGATGAAGGGAACGCCCCTCACATGTTTCCCCTCGTAGAATGCCAGGCCGGTGCTCAACACAGTTGCTATAACAGACGTCAACCTTTGAGTTATAACCAAGCACTCCAACCTTCCAATTGTACACTCTATGATATTGTTTGACCAGTGCTGCAGTCAAAATGTGGGCTCTTTTCCTTCTGAAGATTCTGTCAGCAGCAGTGCTCGTAACAGCCCAAGGCCCGCCCGCTGTCGGAGGCGGGTGCACCACTAACTCCTTCAACATCCCCAGCTGGTTCATCACCGACTTCAAGGATCTGGTCGACGACGAGAGGAAGGTGGCATTTGGTATTCTAAACCGGGCAACGAACTATACCGCCCAAGCAACATGCGGCATCGATAGGAAAGGGTACAATCTCTGCTCTTTGTCTGGACAGTCAGCCCCTGGGAACGGCACAATTGAGATCAAGGCCTTAGTTGAGGGAACTGTGGCTCAGGTCTCTGTGAACCAAACCTGGAGCTGTAACGATCGAGGCACTCCGTAAGCTCCCAGTACCTACTTTGGTGTTCAGGCTTTCACTGACACAAATACACGTAGAGTCCAATTCACGGCATCAGGCCGGACTCGTATCTCTCTTTACGATGTACCGGAACCAGAAGCCAGTTCTACATTACCCCCACTGTTGATTCAAGGGACGCTCCACGCACCAGTCTTCATCACCCCAGACAGGGCGGCAGGCCCGCAAGGTCATGATCAGAAAGGTTGTCAAGCAGCGTCAGAGAAGCCAGAATGGAATATTACCCATATTTACTATACGGATCGGCCAGCGGATGGCAACGTCGAGTCGCCTTCCCGCACCTTCAATCTTTTGTTTACAAACACGGCCAATGGGTACGAGGGTGGTTGCGTGCATGGTTCCCTTGTAGGTCCAGCTGGGGAAACCAGCCTGATCTGCGCCGGGTCCGAGTTCGGGAATCTCGGAGGGAGCAGATATGCAATCAGCACCACGGCCAGCTTCGACCCTTCTGATTTCAAGTTCACAGTCAGACAAACTTGGTTTTGTGATGACGAGAATCCATCAAAGCCGTCAGTTCAGCTTCCATTCTTATCCATTTGCCCATCACTGACGAAGATGTCCAAAGACTCCAATTCACAGCTTCCGCGAGCACAATCCTCCCGCTCACTTGCACCACAACACCCCTCTCGGCCGGCTCTGCGATCAACGAGACAGTCTGCGACCGCAATCCCACTCTCGTCCTCGCAGGGAAAGTGGACAGCGCCACTACCCTCCCGCCCTATTCTCTGACTGAACCAATCCCGCGGGACAATACCTGCACCATCACCTCGATCCTCGCCCCAAAATGGCAGTTCTCGGCCTTCGAGATTGTCTACACACCAGAGAAGGAAGAGTGGGAGGCAATCAACTTTGAGATCATCCTGGCGACCTACTCGGGGTTTCAGTACCCCATTCCAGTCACAGTCAGCAGAGCGgctggaagggaagggggttggttcgAGTGCGTAATCGGAGCCGACGGGGCGAACGATCAGCCGCTCTGGCCGTATGCCTGCTTAGTGCAATTTAATCCGGAGACGAAGGAGCTGAAGCTCAAGGCGGATTGGCAGTGTAGGGAGTTGGATGGGGATCAGCCGTAAGTTTTCCCTTCCATGCTCTCTTCAGGTCTGTTTCACGGGAAGATTGTTAACAAAAACGACAGCGTGAACTTCAGCGGTCTGACAACGACAACTATCAAGAGTGACTTCACCTGCGAGACATTTCGGGATATGGAGGTCTGCGTGACTGAAGACACGGGATTTGTGTGGACGGCGGACATTGGGGGTGTTGTCTGGCGCTCCATGCCGCAGTCTAACCCCTGACTCAAGTCGGCATTGATCTGATTATTGGTATTGGATATGAGAGCCAGGAGATCATATAAATGTACGCAACGCGAGGAATATATTGTTCCTGAAGTTCCGGCTACCAACACAACGATGCTTCGTCTCACCGAGCCAGTCTAAAAACAGCAGCCAACACGTCGCGTCGAAATGTTAAGTCGCGTTACACGTCCCAAAACCCTTTTACTACCTAGCCTATGAATCCAGCACGCCCATGTAAGCATTCAGCTAAAGATCTCACTGTTGTCTAACCTCGCCTTTATCCAATCCCCCGTGTGGCTCAAAGGAAGTGGTTCGTGGCGTCTAAAACATGCCCCTCATGAATTTTGACACACCACTATCACCTCATCCAGCGGATATCGAGTTCGAGTCCATCGCACGCGGCGCTGAATGCCACTCATCAgacaaaaagggggttgacACAACGACGAGTTCCTCTCCAGAGCACCACCTTGACGATGTCATCCAGCATTGCAAAGCCAACCTTTTCGCAGCCCGAACAGACCTGTCCACCTTGCTAACACGAAAGGCCGGGGCGCCACTGCAGCTACAACGACTTTACACACTCAAAGTTCGTCAACGTCAAGTAAATCTAGCTGAGCAGGCATTAATGTTCCGATACTCCGTGTCTACGGAAGACTCAACACATTGGGGAAATCCAAACTCAAGCTACAGGGGCAGTATTCTCCATGATTATAGTAAGCATTCCCATAACTCCACGAGTACGGCTGGCAACGCCTCGAAATAGTTACAGCGGTCCGCGACCTGGAGTACATCTATCACCTCGTCGATACCAAATCACCAGAACCCGACAATCTCCAACTCCACAGCAGCATGCCAGAACGACCTCAAAGTCCTCAAACGCCTACTCGACACCCGGCTCGAGAACTAGCCACCAACAAATGTCACCGGCATCACCCTAATCCACCAAGACAGCCAAACACTAGGAGTCTGGACCGAAAATGCCTCCGAGCCGACATCCCCTGGTCTCCGCAAAATCTCCAGGTTTCTGAAGAAGCTGTTGCCAGGGCTCATGGGAGGTGGACTGATAATATGGCCAATGATAGTCATGGTTCTGGTTCTCGACAAcgaaaaggcaaaggcggGAGATGATGTGTGTGCGGCGGACATCACATGCTTGTTATCTCTGGATTTGCGGTGTTTATATTTCTATCTTTGTGTCGTATATCACTCGAGAAAGCCGCTGGAGATTTTCTCCGCTACGGCGGCGTATGCAGCGGTTATGGTTGTTTTCTTGGGTGCAGCGCTGGGGGCTTGAGATTAGTCCCCAAGACAATATCGATAGACAACCACAGTGTTTGGGTAGAGGGGCAATATATGGAGAAAGGCAGAGACTAGCAGACATGTAAGTTCCTCCAATACAAACTTGATATTCTCCAGTTTCTCGCACGACCATGAAATCAACCTCGTCTTATTCTAGCACTTATCTTCGAGGTTTGTAACCCTCATCCGGAAGGCAGATACATCAGATACCTGAGGCTGATTCCGAGGCTCCCAGTAAGAGGTTTCCCTCCTCGCAAAGCCCTTCCCGCTGGTATCCTTCAGTTGACAATGTTTAAAATCCTTCAGTTTCTCGTTGCAGCGGGAATCAGGGTCCTGACAGTAACAGTCGCAGGGTATGCGATAGTGGTCAGTCCGTTCAGGATCTTTCTCCAATATATCCGCACTTCCATAAGCCAGTGCTTTTCTGCTGACTACCATACCGCATCTCCGCACGGGACGATTGAACCTCATACCCGACTCTTCATCCAGTAGCCCCACAAGATCGCTGAGGAGGTGCTGAAGACGCCGTGCCCGATGATCCGGtatcacaacaacaatattCGCTGGATCATCTGCCCGTTCTTTTTcaatctccttttcctcttcctcgcgtCTGTCTTGGGGGTTACCCTGCCGTTTCCATTCTTCGTTGGTCGAGTACAGGTACTTGAATCGGCGGTAGATGATGCTTTGGAACTCGTTCTCATAGCGTTTGAAgaccttctccaacccctttccctccgCGTAGTCTTTCTGAAACTCGACCCAACGCATCGTCCGGAGACTTCCGTCGCCATCCACCACGGTCATGGACTCCTGCACCTCAAGGATATTCCTCTCAGCCCAACGCAGCATGAGGTTTTCCCGTCCTTCATAGTGCATCGAGACGAACTCATCCTGAATCTTCCACAATAACTTCTTCAGTTGCTCCGTTCGACCACCTTGCATATGAGCAAAGAACTGTGTCGTCTCCCGGATGATGTGAACGCCAGCAAAGTATTGGCCAAACAGGTAGGATGTAAATTGGCTGGGCCAGCCGTTACCGTACGCTGCGCAACGTCGTGGGCTGTAGGCCGTGTCTTCCAGAATGTCATATAACCAGTTGGCCAAGTCCCAAGACGCGATGAGAAGAGGCGCTGATGATCGGGCAAGTACTTTTCGGTTCTTTCGCGAATCGACACGTTGCTGGTTCAATCCTGACATCCATGCTGTCGTGACGGCGCCTACCAGGGCGAGAATGCCCGTCAGGATGGCTGCAATGGTGCTTCCGTCGATGCTCATCCTGTCTCGTAAAGCCAGTTTCGGGCTTGGCGTAGGtctttgggggtggtgttgaagacaAATCTTAGCAGTCCCAAGACTGAAGGACAATGTGGGAAGATTCGGCAAGTTTCCAAAGATGAGGTGAAGCGGTTCTCACATTCTTTTCTACAAAACCATCGCAGATCATTGCTTCTAGACCTCGCCAAAAACGCCGGGTGAAATGGACGACACTCACAATTAGCATTCTCCAGAATATCTTATCTGAGACTTCAGCTGTAGCTTTGACGCCCCTGACGTAACGACAGATCTAATTCACTGCGTAATCTGTCAGAAGGTACAGGAGGCTAGCCTCTTCTGATGCTGATCCTGCGGCTGACATATATGCAAAGCTTCGGAACAGTGTGCAGCTTCTGATTCGAATATTGAGATAGCTCTGCAGCAAGCTGTGATAGTTTTTGTGGTGTAGGGCGTCGTCTTGTGAGTTACGGTAGGTAGAGAATAAAATACGACGATCGGCCTGATGGGAATTGGGTACCTAGCAATTAGATTGGGCTCAAAGATCACAAGCCACAGCGCGTAACAAGAGCTCCTAACTGGGCGTAGTAATAGTATAGTTCCACCTGGATGGTTGATGCCAATGCGGGGCATTTCTCAAGTCTGGAGGGCAGTGCTTGTGATACAATGGCGTCGATGACCGGCTTTTACAGTGCTAACTTGCTGCTTGACTTGGTTTTGTCCGTTCCATCATCCCGATCGAGGCGTGGCATCCTTAACCTGTCTCTAGCACGCTTTATCACAATGGGCCAAGGAACGCCCACAACCGATCAAAATCCTGACATTGAGCTCGGGCACATGCCGCCCGAGTCTGACTTCTCAAGAACCGCTGCACCGGTGCTTGACGAGTTACAGAAGGGTCAAGATGCCGCCGCCCGAGATTGCAGAACCGATCTTCTCTCGTTCAAACGTGAGCCAAGGTTCAGCAGGGATGGAGATATGCCAGTGTTTGGGCTAGATAAGAGTCCAGCCATGATATTGGAACTTCGAGAGCTTTACATTCTCAAGCTTCGCCATCTTCGAATAAAGCTTGCCACAGAAGCGCTTGAGTATCGATACTCCATCTCGGAGAAGTGCCCAGATTGGGCAGACCCAGATGCTAAGTACACTGACAGTAGGGCGCATGATTATCGTAGGTTCGTCAGTTCActtgaggaagaaaagagactGATATATCCGTACAGTGACAGCGGTTAGAGACATGCAATTTATCCAGGAGGCCATCGATACTAGGTCTGCTTCAAGTCGTTGGTTACGCATCCACTCTTTCACCTCGACGGACGCCGATCTTTTGCGCACTCTACTCAAGGATCAACAAGAACGCTTTCGCACGGTCAGTTCCCAGCCTGGCACATTGGTTGAGCAAGATCAAGAGAAATATAGCGAGGCAGTAAGCTGGAGTATAGGGCGAACAGCGACACTTTTGGGTTCATCTACCACAGGCTCTTGTCAGGAATTGTTGGGGGAATTCTGATTTATTTTCCAATGTTTGTCATGATGCAGACTTTCGAAAAGTCGGGAGAAACGGAGAATCCAAGCGACGGGGAAAACTCCAACCAGAGTGGTTATGGCAATGCCCGAAACATGCTTCAGATATCAGGGGGCGCAGTTTTAATCTTTGCCATCTTCGTGTCGTTCTTCTCA from Podospora bellae-mahoneyi strain CBS 112042 chromosome 4, whole genome shotgun sequence harbors:
- a CDS encoding hypothetical protein (EggNog:ENOG503P8J6; COG:S); this translates as MWALFLLKILSAAVLVTAQGPPAVGGGCTTNSFNIPSWFITDFKDLVDDERKVAFGILNRATNYTAQATCGIDRKGYNLCSLSGQSAPGNGTIEIKALVEGTVAQVSVNQTWSCNDRGTPVQFTASGRTRISLYDVPEPEASSTLPPLLIQGTLHAPVFITPDRAAGPQGHDQKGCQAASEKPEWNITHIYYTDRPADGNVESPSRTFNLLFTNTANGYEGGCVHGSLVGPAGETSLICAGSEFGNLGGSRYAISTTASFDPSDFKFTVRQTWFCDDENPSKPLQFTASASTILPLTCTTTPLSAGSAINETVCDRNPTLVLAGKVDSATTLPPYSLTEPIPRDNTCTITSILAPKWQFSAFEIVYTPEKEEWEAINFEIILATYSGFQYPIPVTVSRAAGREGGWFECVIGADGANDQPLWPYACLVQFNPETKELKLKADWQCRELDGDQPVNFSGLTTTTIKSDFTCETFRDMEVCVTEDTGFVWTADIGGVVWRSMPQSNP
- a CDS encoding hypothetical protein (EggNog:ENOG502SSG2), which encodes MSIDGSTIAAILTGILALVGAVTTAWMSGLNQQRVDSRKNRKVLARSSAPLLIASWDLANWLYDILEDTAYSPRRCAAYGNGWPSQFTSYLFGQYFAGVHIIRETTQFFAHMQGGRTEQLKKLLWKIQDEFVSMHYEGRENLMLRWAERNILEVQESMTVVDGDGSLRTMRWVEFQKDYAEGKGLEKVFKRYENEFQSIIYRRFKYLYSTNEEWKRQGNPQDRREEEEKEIEKERADDPANIVVVIPDHRARRLQHLLSDLVGLLDEESGMRFNRPVRRCGMVVSRKALAYGSADILEKDPERTDHYRIPCDCYCQDPDSRCNEKLKDFKHCQLKDTSGKGFARRETSYWEPRNQPQVSDVSAFRMRVTNLEDKC